From Solwaraspora sp. WMMD1047, the proteins below share one genomic window:
- the hemQ gene encoding hydrogen peroxide-dependent heme synthase: MSADQTNAARLRELNASIRYTMWSVFRATGPLPAQRDEIAAEVETLFGELAGKDVVVRGSYDLAGLRADADLMLWWHAPSSDALQEAYALLRRTALGRHLAPVWSQLALHRPAEFNKSHVPAFLAGEAARAYVSVYPFVRSYEWYLLPDEERREMLAEHGRMARGYPDVRANTVASFSLGDYEWILAFEADELHRIVDLMRDLRASRARRHVREEIPFYTGRRRSMAELVAALP; this comes from the coding sequence ATCCGCTACACGATGTGGTCGGTGTTCCGGGCCACCGGGCCGTTGCCCGCCCAGCGCGACGAGATCGCGGCCGAGGTCGAGACGCTCTTCGGCGAGCTAGCCGGCAAGGACGTCGTGGTCCGGGGCAGCTACGACCTGGCCGGGCTGCGCGCCGACGCCGACCTCATGCTCTGGTGGCACGCGCCGTCCAGCGACGCGCTGCAGGAGGCGTACGCGCTGCTGCGCCGCACCGCGCTCGGGCGGCACCTGGCGCCGGTCTGGTCGCAGCTCGCCCTGCACCGGCCGGCCGAGTTCAACAAGAGCCACGTGCCGGCGTTCCTGGCCGGCGAGGCGGCCCGCGCCTACGTCAGCGTCTACCCGTTCGTCCGCTCCTACGAGTGGTATCTGCTGCCCGATGAGGAACGCCGCGAGATGCTCGCCGAACACGGCCGGATGGCGCGCGGCTACCCGGACGTGCGGGCGAACACCGTCGCCTCGTTCTCGCTCGGCGACTACGAGTGGATCCTCGCCTTCGAGGCCGATGAGCTGCACCGGATCGTCGACCTGATGCGGGACCTGCGGGCCTCGCGGGCCCGCCGGCACGTCCGCGAGGAGATCCCGTTCTACACCGGCCGCCGCCGGTCGATGGCCGAGTTGGTCGCCGCCCTGCCGTAA
- a CDS encoding O-antigen ligase family protein, which translates to MSTRKLLSASSANLLIPISGLLVSPFLSRELGPDGRGLYAALTLPIVVCGWIGTYGLQDALSFHLRENRLTRRGAALVSLVSAVPLGLLGVALLALLGLFVFPGGGTDYRQFLLLACLAPLHILANLLIGALTGAADIRGVNLVKVLPALARTALVVFACLAFELSAFWAGLLFLASVTVGLVAGLARLRSATTEPEPAQPSAGVPIRSLAAYSLACLPGVLAAISSARLDQIIGLPVIGAQQLGYYAVAVSVAEIPMVIATAARTVLMGRPGSDDPRRATRVARLAVLASVVACGLLAAIATVAVPWVFGRPFAPAVLPTIILCLATTLYTCMIIYSAVLLAHGRASRSSAALVAGSVAGVALLLLLAPWGAVGAAVASLGGYGVSVLVAAAAVSRTPETPSLRMLTIPYREDVRLFIDHAAALIQRLAPPRPRPASGAVRPGGRFGTIGVAALIMLAWSRLVVPQLVQLFDSGRPEFNSRENSAPAVADAIGDLLSLAFIGLAAALAVHGLLRNRPPHRLGWLAVLLAPLVAIELSGLVNGELPGPVSAALPLAAVAVWLQRPAPRVLATIGVLGAGTALGSILLALVRPDLGLLSGSAAGAKSGFLGGLLAGPYPHSNVLGLTLALSLPFLFCVGNALLRRAGVLVVLFAASWTGSRTSQLAIVAVLVSYGIIRWLPALTRRLPHSRAADLGGTAESTGAAGGTTWLARWAVAVPVVAGLVLTVAAPLLTRDPAAFSERGRIWAALLDRWAQAPLLGFGPGYFDNQPDLAEALGGQFSHAHNVLVQFLVVGGLLATVLFGVLLYLVWRRSMALLAAGVPAAGLFLVAFTQVSWLEASHLPTTLAGYVGWLPLIIIARLGADLADRPTAEPARTTQPPADVPPVAPAVRTPH; encoded by the coding sequence ATGTCGACCCGCAAGCTGCTCTCCGCCTCGTCCGCCAACCTGCTGATCCCGATCAGCGGGCTGCTGGTCAGCCCGTTCCTCTCCCGCGAACTGGGGCCGGACGGGCGGGGCCTCTACGCCGCGCTGACCCTGCCCATCGTCGTCTGCGGCTGGATCGGCACCTACGGGCTGCAGGACGCGCTCAGCTTCCACCTGCGCGAGAACCGCCTCACCCGGCGCGGCGCCGCCCTGGTCAGCCTGGTCTCGGCGGTGCCACTCGGCCTGCTCGGCGTCGCGCTGCTCGCGCTGCTCGGCCTCTTCGTCTTTCCCGGCGGCGGCACCGACTACCGGCAGTTCCTGCTGCTGGCCTGCCTGGCGCCGCTGCACATCCTCGCCAACCTGCTGATCGGGGCGCTCACCGGCGCCGCCGACATCCGCGGGGTGAACCTGGTCAAGGTGCTGCCCGCGCTGGCCCGGACGGCGCTCGTGGTCTTCGCCTGCCTGGCGTTCGAGCTGAGCGCCTTCTGGGCCGGTCTGCTCTTCCTGGCGTCGGTCACCGTCGGACTCGTCGCCGGGCTGGCCCGGCTGCGGTCCGCGACCACGGAACCGGAGCCGGCGCAGCCCTCCGCCGGCGTTCCGATCCGGTCGCTGGCCGCGTACTCGCTGGCCTGTCTGCCCGGGGTGCTGGCGGCGATCTCCAGCGCCCGGCTCGACCAGATCATCGGGCTGCCGGTGATCGGCGCGCAGCAGCTCGGCTACTACGCGGTCGCGGTGAGCGTGGCCGAGATCCCGATGGTGATCGCGACCGCCGCCCGGACCGTGCTGATGGGCCGCCCCGGCAGCGACGACCCGCGCCGGGCGACCCGGGTGGCCCGGCTCGCGGTGCTCGCCTCGGTCGTCGCCTGCGGTCTGCTGGCCGCGATCGCGACGGTGGCCGTGCCGTGGGTCTTCGGTCGACCGTTCGCCCCGGCGGTACTGCCGACGATCATTCTCTGCCTCGCCACCACCCTCTACACCTGCATGATCATCTATTCGGCGGTGCTGCTCGCCCACGGCCGGGCGAGCCGGTCGTCGGCGGCGCTGGTCGCCGGCTCCGTCGCCGGGGTCGCCCTGCTGCTGCTCCTCGCACCCTGGGGCGCGGTCGGCGCCGCCGTCGCCAGCCTCGGTGGCTACGGCGTCTCGGTGCTGGTCGCCGCCGCGGCCGTCAGCCGGACGCCGGAGACACCGTCGCTGCGCATGTTGACCATCCCGTACCGGGAGGATGTCCGGTTGTTCATCGACCACGCCGCCGCGCTGATCCAGCGCCTCGCGCCGCCCCGCCCCCGCCCGGCCTCCGGCGCGGTCCGCCCCGGCGGCCGGTTCGGCACCATCGGCGTCGCCGCGCTGATCATGCTGGCCTGGTCGCGGCTGGTGGTGCCGCAACTGGTGCAGTTGTTCGACAGCGGACGGCCGGAGTTCAACTCGCGGGAGAACAGCGCACCCGCCGTCGCGGACGCCATCGGTGACCTGCTCAGCCTGGCGTTCATCGGGCTGGCGGCCGCGCTGGCGGTGCACGGTCTGCTGCGCAACCGACCACCGCACCGGCTGGGCTGGCTCGCCGTCCTGCTCGCGCCGCTCGTCGCGATCGAGCTGTCCGGGCTGGTCAACGGGGAGCTGCCGGGGCCGGTCTCGGCCGCGCTGCCGCTGGCCGCCGTCGCCGTCTGGCTGCAGCGCCCCGCGCCGCGGGTGCTGGCCACCATCGGCGTGCTGGGCGCCGGTACCGCCCTCGGGTCGATCCTGCTCGCCCTGGTCCGCCCGGACCTCGGCCTGCTGTCCGGCTCGGCCGCCGGCGCCAAGAGCGGCTTCCTCGGCGGCCTGCTGGCCGGGCCGTACCCGCACTCCAACGTGCTCGGGTTGACGCTGGCGCTGTCCCTGCCTTTCCTGTTCTGCGTCGGAAACGCCCTGCTGCGGCGGGCCGGGGTGCTGGTGGTGCTCTTCGCGGCCTCCTGGACCGGCTCCCGGACCAGCCAACTCGCGATCGTGGCGGTGCTGGTCAGCTACGGAATCATCCGCTGGCTGCCGGCCCTCACCCGCCGGCTGCCGCATAGCCGGGCCGCCGACCTGGGCGGGACGGCGGAGAGCACCGGGGCAGCCGGCGGGACGACCTGGCTGGCGCGGTGGGCGGTGGCGGTGCCGGTGGTGGCCGGGCTGGTGCTGACGGTCGCGGCCCCGCTGCTGACCCGCGACCCGGCCGCCTTCAGCGAGCGGGGCCGGATCTGGGCGGCGCTGCTCGACCGCTGGGCGCAGGCTCCGCTCCTCGGGTTCGGGCCGGGCTACTTCGACAACCAGCCCGACCTGGCCGAGGCGCTCGGCGGGCAGTTCAGCCACGCGCACAACGTGCTGGTGCAGTTCCTGGTGGTCGGCGGTCTGCTCGCCACCGTCCTGTTCGGCGTACTGCTCTACCTGGTCTGGCGCCGGTCGATGGCGCTGCTGGCCGCCGGGGTGCCCGCCGCCGGCCTGTTCCTGGTCGCGTTCACGCAGGTGTCCTGGCTGGAGGCGTCGCACCTACCGACCACGCTGGCCGGCTACGTCGGCTGGCTCCCGCTGATCATCATCGCCCGCCTCGGCGCCGACCTGGCGGACCGACCCACCGCCGAGCCGGCCCGGACGACGCAGCCACCGGCCGACGTCCCGCCGGTGGCGCCGGCGGTCCGGACCCCGCACTGA
- a CDS encoding glycosyltransferase family 4 protein, with protein sequence MELTVVVSYFPLPADRGDPVRVLMMLRALARVRPYTLLVVRRPTTTDDQVRQLRGLLPGVEVRDHVATGYRLDRLGPAGRYPESLLRGLPPWVRTRYSGSLHDELRDRTGHGIAIGEAAGAYLRGTRLRWHWDKANVLAASSRQDLAEAAGPPHRLRARYLAQISTRFEAAALAHCATVSVTSTEEADRLLRSHGRRADCTLPSCVPVPTGHLPRPEPDRLVWLGSFAYQPNLHGLRRFLAQGWPRLRAAGFTLSLVGSGLTGAVERELAGHDGVRVLGYVDDLRPVLATARAGVVPVWSGAGVKLKTLTLLAHSVPVFSTPVGAEGVPSTPAVRLAGTPAELADEILASSPPALAAMADDALELVRREFSEERFAQRLTGSLADHLVGDGR encoded by the coding sequence ATGGAGCTGACCGTCGTGGTGTCCTACTTTCCGCTGCCGGCGGACCGGGGAGACCCGGTACGGGTGCTGATGATGCTCCGGGCGCTCGCCCGGGTCCGCCCGTACACCCTGCTGGTGGTCCGCCGGCCGACCACCACCGACGACCAGGTCCGGCAGCTGCGGGGGCTGCTGCCGGGAGTGGAGGTACGCGACCACGTCGCCACCGGCTACCGGCTGGACCGGCTGGGGCCGGCCGGGCGCTACCCGGAGTCGCTGCTGCGTGGGCTGCCGCCGTGGGTCCGGACCCGCTACAGCGGGTCGCTGCACGACGAGCTGCGCGACCGGACCGGCCACGGCATCGCCATCGGGGAGGCCGCCGGCGCCTACCTGCGGGGAACCCGGCTGCGCTGGCACTGGGACAAGGCGAACGTGCTGGCCGCCAGCAGCCGGCAGGACCTGGCGGAGGCCGCCGGCCCGCCGCACCGGCTGCGCGCCCGATACCTCGCGCAAATCTCGACCCGGTTCGAGGCGGCGGCGTTGGCGCACTGCGCGACGGTCTCGGTGACCAGCACCGAGGAGGCGGACCGGCTGCTGCGCAGCCACGGCCGGCGGGCCGACTGCACGCTGCCGAGCTGCGTACCCGTGCCGACCGGGCACCTGCCCCGGCCGGAGCCGGACCGGCTGGTCTGGTTGGGCAGCTTCGCGTACCAGCCGAATCTGCACGGGTTGCGGCGGTTCCTGGCGCAGGGCTGGCCGCGCCTGCGCGCGGCCGGGTTCACGCTGTCGCTGGTCGGATCCGGGCTGACGGGCGCGGTCGAGCGGGAGCTGGCCGGTCACGACGGCGTCCGGGTGCTCGGCTACGTCGACGACCTGCGGCCGGTGCTGGCCACCGCGCGGGCCGGCGTGGTGCCGGTCTGGAGCGGTGCCGGCGTCAAGCTCAAGACGCTGACCCTGCTGGCCCACTCGGTGCCGGTGTTCAGCACCCCGGTCGGCGCCGAGGGCGTGCCGTCCACCCCGGCGGTCCGGCTCGCCGGGACCCCGGCCGAACTGGCCGACGAGATCCTGGCCAGTTCGCCGCCGGCGCTGGCGGCGATGGCCGACGACGCGCTGGAGCTGGTCCGCCGGGAGTTCTCCGAGGAACGCTTCGCGCAGCGGCTCACCGGGTCGCTGGCCGACCACCTCGTCGGGGACGGGCGCTGA
- a CDS encoding glycosyltransferase — translation MSGPAGGLRIAYLLLRPPSYSETFIEAEIRAVRAAGATVEVFVTGGDGGGRIGEAGRVARALLRHPVRTVALVRTLGLRYGPRAWLAAAYALRVAPRVARFGPDVVHTHFVNLPTAVTVLVGRLLGRPATAMAHAADLLLERDRTSLDRRLRRLGHLFVISGATVRQLTVRGVSMARVPHTVVRAAFDGAVTATGRPPRSGTGVRKLVTVARLVAKKGVGTAIDAVADLVAAGQQVRYDVYGDGPLRADLRRQVAARGLDRVVTLHGAVPHQVATAALADADVAVLPCQLAPDGDLDGIPVFLMEAGGRGVPVVTTPVSGIPELVDPASGWLVPPADPAALADAIGQVLADPQRAAGRATALAERIRTEFTPARQADRLLAVWRDLAGPPASTTAAPPTGTAAAPPTGTAAAPPTGTAAAPPTGTAAPPAGGAAGPGRGGPGGWS, via the coding sequence GTGAGCGGGCCGGCCGGCGGGCTCCGGATCGCGTACCTGCTGCTGCGGCCGCCGAGCTACAGCGAGACGTTCATCGAGGCCGAGATCCGGGCGGTCCGCGCCGCCGGCGCCACCGTCGAGGTCTTCGTCACCGGCGGGGACGGGGGCGGGCGGATCGGCGAGGCCGGCCGGGTCGCCCGGGCGCTGCTGCGGCACCCGGTGCGCACCGTCGCGCTGGTCCGGACCCTCGGCCTCCGGTACGGCCCGCGGGCGTGGCTGGCGGCGGCGTACGCGCTCCGGGTCGCGCCCCGGGTGGCGCGATTCGGGCCGGACGTCGTGCACACCCACTTCGTGAACCTGCCGACCGCCGTGACGGTACTGGTGGGCCGCCTGCTCGGCCGGCCGGCGACGGCGATGGCGCACGCCGCCGACCTGCTGCTGGAGCGCGACCGGACGTCCCTGGACCGGCGGCTGCGCCGGCTCGGCCACCTCTTCGTCATCTCCGGTGCCACCGTCCGCCAGCTCACCGTCCGGGGCGTGTCGATGGCCCGGGTCCCGCACACCGTGGTCCGGGCCGCGTTCGACGGCGCGGTCACCGCGACCGGCCGCCCGCCCCGATCCGGCACCGGGGTACGGAAGCTGGTCACGGTGGCCCGGCTGGTGGCCAAGAAGGGCGTCGGCACCGCGATCGACGCGGTCGCCGACCTGGTCGCCGCCGGCCAGCAGGTCCGCTACGACGTGTACGGCGACGGGCCGCTGCGGGCCGATCTGCGCCGGCAGGTCGCCGCCCGCGGGCTCGACCGGGTGGTGACCCTGCACGGCGCGGTGCCGCACCAGGTGGCCACCGCCGCGCTGGCCGACGCGGACGTCGCGGTGCTCCCCTGCCAGCTGGCACCCGACGGTGACCTCGACGGCATCCCGGTCTTCCTGATGGAGGCGGGCGGGCGCGGGGTGCCGGTGGTCACCACCCCGGTCTCCGGCATCCCCGAACTGGTCGACCCGGCCAGCGGGTGGCTGGTGCCGCCGGCGGACCCGGCCGCGCTTGCCGACGCGATCGGGCAGGTGCTCGCCGACCCGCAGCGGGCGGCCGGTCGCGCCACGGCGCTCGCCGAGCGGATCCGGACCGAGTTCACCCCGGCCCGGCAGGCCGACCGCCTGCTCGCGGTCTGGCGCGACCTGGCCGGACCACCGGCGAGCACCACCGCTGCACCACCGACCGGCACCGCCGCTGCACCACCGACCGGCACCGCCGCTGCACCACCGACCGGCACCGCCGCTGCACCACCGACCGGCACCGCTGCACCACCTGCCGGCGGCGCGGCCGGTCCGGGGCGGGGAGGGCCGGGCGGATGGAGCTGA